The following proteins come from a genomic window of Daphnia carinata strain CSIRO-1 chromosome 8, CSIRO_AGI_Dcar_HiC_V3, whole genome shotgun sequence:
- the LOC130704097 gene encoding methyl farnesoate epoxidase-like yields the protein MVAAIFLGLILLGLVIILLVFSQCRRPANIPPGPRGLPVVGYIPFLKKHDAKPYKALIKLSQTYGPVTGFYMGPSLTVAVCGYEAVKEALNNDDLNGRPDTFARRERTFGKRLGFMFVDGDFFREQRRFALRHLRDLGFGRTSAEEMIHEEIRELIRLLGEQAGSDPEGVVDFQSGTFNRNVLNILWALIGGERFRGDDARLTTLLDMVDFFNRSFKPQTASIAVPAFLLRLFPSLRKILGIRNDIFEPLQNFIRGTIEEHARTRSEEDAPRDYIDVFLKEMEKQQTDQNANTTFNIEQLISSIIDLFLAGSETSSNAIGFALLYLVHYPDVQRKMQAELDQICGNALPSLAHRPSLVYTEAVLIETLRLANVAPLTLMHCAAKDTQLRGFNIPKDTLVLINVYSTHMDETYWVDPEVFRPERHLDADGLKLKKSERLIPFGLGKRQCLGEPLARNSFFLFTTALVKAFQLKAIPDRPLPTLEPLTGVTNVYQGFQAIVTPRL from the exons ATGGTCGCCGCCATTTTCCTTGGCCTGATATTGTTGGGTCTCGTGATCATTTTGCTGGTGTTTTCGCAATGTCGACGACCTGCAAACATTCCACCAG gaccAAGAGGCTTGCCGGTGGTCGGTTACATCCCGTTTTTGAAGAAACATGATGCCAAACCTTACAAGGCGTTGATCAAACTGAGCCAAACGTATGGCCCCGTGACCGGATTTTACATGGGACCGAGTTTAACAGTCGCCGTGTGTGGCTACGAAGCCGTCAAAGAGGCTCTCAACAATGATGACTTGAACGGACGACCCGATACGTTTGCAAGACGCGAACGAACGTTCGGCAAGAGACTTG GTTTCATGTTTGTCGATGGCGATTTCTTTCGCGAGCAACGACGGTTCGCGTTACGTCACCTGAGGGATCTTGGCTTCGGACGGACATCTGCCGAAGAAATGATACATGAAGAGATTCGTGAATTGATCCGTTTACTTGGTGAACAGGCGGGTTCTGATCCTGAAGGTGTGGTAGACTTCCAGTCCGGCACTTTCAATCGCAATGTCCTCAATATTTTGTGGGCTCTAATTGGAGGTGAGCGGTTCAGAGGAGACGACGCCCGTCTCACAACCCTGCTGGATATGGTCGATTTTTTTAATCGTAGTTTTAAGCCCCAAACGGCCAGCATTGCCGTACCTGCTTTCCTCTTACGTCTTTTCCCTTCATTACGGAAAATTTTGGGCATCCGCAACGACATCTTTGAGCCTTTGCAAAACTTCATACGG GGAACGATTGAAGAACATGCTAGGACTCGTTCGGAGGAAGACGCTCCTCGTGATTACATCGATGTCTTCCTGAAAGAAATGGAGAAACAACAAACGGATCAGAATGCAAATACGACCTTCAACa TTGAGCAACTAATATCGTCAATCATTGACCTATTTCTTGCTGGATCGGAGACTAGCAGCAATGCCATAG GTTTCGCCCTACTTTACCTGGTCCATTATCCGGACGTTCAGCGCAAGATGCAAGCCGAATTGGATCAAATTTGCGGCAATGCCCTTCCGTCCCTTGCGCATCGACCCAG TTTGGTGTACACTGAGGCTGTCCTCATCGAAACACTTCGTCTGGCCAATGTGGCGCCTTTGACCTTGATGCATTGCGCCGCAAAAGACACCCAACTCCGAGGATTCAACATCCCCAAG GACACTCTCGTGCTGATTAATGTTTACTCCACCCATATGGACGAAACGTATTGGGTCGATCCTGAAGTGTTTCGTCCCGAAAGGCATTTAGATGCTGATGGTCTTAAACTGAAAAAATCGGAGAGACTCATCCCCTTCGGCTTAG GTAAACGGCAGTGTTTGGGTGAACCATTGGCTCGAAAtagtttcttcctttttacgACGGCGCTGGTTAAAGCGTTCCAGTTGAAAGCCATTCCGGATCGTCCTCTGCCGACGCTGGAGCCGCTGACTGGCGTCACCAACGTATACCAAGGATTCCAAGCCATCGTAACGCCTCgcctttaa